A single region of the Myxococcales bacterium genome encodes:
- the cysK gene encoding cysteine synthase A — protein sequence MPIFEDNSRSIGRTPLVRINRITAGAAATVLAKIEGRNPAYSVKCRIGAAMVWDAEAAGRLGPGKVIAEATSGNTGIALAFAAASRGIPCVLTMPDTMSLERRKVLAALGVKLVLTPGAQGMKGAIARAEELAAAEPDTYVLMRQFENPANPAIHAQTTGPEIWDDTDGKVDVLVAGVGTGGTITGVSRFFEQTKGQPLHSVAVEPTHSPVISQTRAGEEVKPGPHKIQGIGAGFVPKNLDLALVDEVAQVTNDEAIAMARRLAKEEGILVGISCGAAMTVADRLAREPRFAGQTIVVILPDTAERYFTGVLFEGMFDEVVNQTAI from the coding sequence ATGCCGATCTTCGAGGACAACTCCCGGTCCATCGGGCGCACGCCGCTCGTCCGGATCAACCGCATCACCGCCGGCGCCGCCGCCACCGTCCTCGCGAAGATCGAGGGCCGAAACCCCGCATATTCGGTGAAGTGTCGCATCGGCGCGGCCATGGTCTGGGACGCCGAGGCCGCGGGTCGGCTCGGCCCGGGCAAGGTCATCGCCGAGGCCACCAGCGGCAACACCGGCATCGCGCTGGCGTTCGCGGCGGCGTCGCGCGGCATCCCGTGCGTGCTGACCATGCCCGACACGATGAGCCTGGAGCGGCGCAAGGTCCTGGCCGCGCTCGGCGTCAAGCTGGTGCTCACGCCGGGCGCCCAGGGCATGAAGGGCGCGATCGCCCGGGCCGAGGAGCTGGCCGCGGCCGAGCCCGACACCTACGTGCTCATGCGGCAGTTCGAGAACCCGGCCAACCCGGCGATCCACGCGCAGACCACCGGCCCCGAGATCTGGGACGACACCGACGGCAAGGTCGACGTGCTCGTGGCCGGCGTCGGCACCGGCGGCACGATCACCGGCGTGTCGCGGTTCTTCGAGCAGACCAAGGGCCAGCCGCTGCACTCGGTCGCGGTCGAGCCGACGCACTCGCCGGTCATCAGCCAGACCCGCGCTGGCGAGGAGGTGAAGCCCGGGCCGCACAAGATCCAGGGCATCGGCGCCGGGTTCGTGCCGAAGAACCTCGACCTGGCGCTGGTCGACGAGGTCGCCCAGGTGACCAACGACGAGGCGATCGCGATGGCCCGTCGGCTCGCGAAGGAGGAGGGCATCCTGGTCGGCATCTCGTGCGGCGCGGCGATGACCGTGGCCGACCGCCTGGCGCGCGAGCCGCGCTTCGCCGGCCAGACCATCGTCGTGATCCTCCCTGACACCGCCGAGCGCTACTTCACCGGCGTGCTGTTCGAGGGCATGTTCGACGAGGTCGTCAACCAGACCGCGATCTGA
- a CDS encoding long-chain fatty acid--CoA ligase: MATSTAPESFTRTTTSIPALFLERISKTPDREAYRYPVGDDWRALTWRAAGVRVKAIAAGLLSLGLAPEDRVGILSSTRYEWILIDLGVLCAGGATTTVYPSSTAEECAYILHDSTSRFVFAEDAGQVAKLRGHKAAMPGLAKVILLDGTPDAADGDWVMSLAALEEAGAAHLAATPSAVDDATAGIKPDHLATLIYTSGTTGKPKGVRLVHECWAYTADAIAAVQFITDADLEYLWLPLSHSFGKVLTSGHLKVGHTMAVDGRIPKLIDNLAIVRPTMMAAAPRIFEKVYNKVVQGAKDAGGMKWRIFQWSIGVGKQVSALRQQGREPGGLLAIKNSIATKLVFSKLQARFGGRLRLFVSGSAPLSREIAEFFHAAGVLIVEGYGLTESSAASFVNRATKFKFGSVGLPMPGTEVKLAPEDHEILLRSPGIMRGYHNLPEETAATLTDDGWLKTGDIGELDADGFLRITDRKKDLIKTSGGKYVAPQHIEGKIKAACPFVSQVIVHGDRRNFCSALITLDEESLKKWAEGAGLAGKSYAQLAASPEAKALLQTYIDGVNRELAKWETIKKFAILPADLTVEAGDLTPSLKVKRKAVEKKYAPVLDEMYQGAMADV, translated from the coding sequence ATGGCTACCTCGACCGCGCCCGAGTCGTTCACCCGCACCACCACGTCGATCCCGGCGCTGTTCCTCGAGCGGATCAGCAAGACGCCGGACCGGGAGGCCTACCGCTACCCGGTCGGCGACGACTGGCGGGCGCTGACCTGGCGGGCGGCCGGGGTCCGGGTCAAGGCCATCGCCGCGGGGCTGCTCAGCCTCGGCCTCGCGCCCGAGGACCGGGTCGGGATCCTGTCGAGCACGCGCTACGAGTGGATCCTGATCGACCTCGGCGTCCTGTGCGCCGGCGGCGCGACGACGACGGTCTATCCGTCGTCGACCGCCGAGGAGTGCGCGTACATCCTCCACGACTCGACCAGCCGGTTCGTGTTCGCCGAGGACGCCGGCCAGGTCGCGAAGCTGCGCGGCCACAAGGCCGCGATGCCCGGGCTGGCCAAGGTCATCCTGCTCGACGGCACCCCCGACGCCGCCGACGGCGACTGGGTCATGTCGCTGGCCGCCCTCGAGGAGGCCGGCGCTGCGCACCTGGCCGCGACCCCGAGCGCGGTCGACGACGCCACCGCCGGGATCAAGCCCGACCACCTCGCCACGCTCATCTACACCTCGGGCACGACCGGCAAGCCCAAGGGCGTGCGCCTGGTCCACGAGTGCTGGGCCTACACCGCCGACGCGATCGCCGCGGTCCAGTTCATCACCGACGCCGACCTCGAGTACCTGTGGCTGCCGCTGTCGCACAGCTTCGGCAAGGTCCTGACCTCGGGCCACCTCAAGGTCGGCCACACGATGGCGGTCGACGGCCGCATCCCCAAGCTCATCGACAACCTCGCGATCGTCCGCCCGACGATGATGGCCGCGGCGCCGCGCATCTTCGAGAAGGTCTACAACAAGGTCGTCCAGGGCGCGAAGGACGCCGGCGGCATGAAGTGGCGGATCTTCCAGTGGTCGATCGGCGTCGGCAAGCAGGTGTCGGCCCTGCGCCAGCAGGGGCGCGAGCCCGGCGGCCTCCTGGCGATCAAGAACTCGATCGCCACCAAGCTGGTGTTCTCGAAGCTGCAGGCGCGCTTCGGCGGGCGCCTGCGCCTGTTCGTGTCGGGCTCGGCGCCGCTGTCGCGCGAGATCGCCGAGTTCTTCCACGCCGCCGGCGTGCTGATCGTCGAGGGCTACGGGCTGACCGAGTCGAGCGCGGCCAGCTTCGTCAACCGGGCCACCAAGTTCAAGTTCGGCTCCGTCGGCCTGCCGATGCCGGGCACCGAGGTCAAGCTGGCGCCCGAGGACCACGAGATCCTGCTGCGCAGCCCCGGCATCATGCGCGGCTACCACAACCTGCCCGAGGAGACCGCCGCGACGCTCACCGACGACGGCTGGCTCAAGACCGGCGACATCGGCGAGCTCGACGCCGACGGGTTCCTGCGCATCACCGACCGCAAGAAGGACCTGATCAAGACCAGCGGCGGCAAGTACGTCGCGCCCCAGCACATCGAGGGCAAGATCAAGGCGGCGTGCCCGTTCGTGTCGCAGGTGATCGTCCACGGCGACCGGCGCAACTTCTGCTCGGCGCTGATCACGCTCGATGAGGAGAGCCTCAAGAAGTGGGCGGAGGGCGCGGGCCTCGCCGGCAAGTCGTACGCGCAGCTCGCGGCGTCGCCCGAGGCCAAGGCGCTGCTCCAGACCTACATCGACGGCGTCAACCGCGAGCTCGCCAAGTGGGAGACGATCAAGAAGTTCGCGATCCTCCCCGCCGACCTGACGGTCGAGGCGGGCGATCTGACGCCGAGCCTCAAGGTCAAGCGCAAGGCGGTCGAGAAGAAGTACGCGCCGGTGCTCGACGAGATGTACCAGGGCGCGATGGCCGACGTGTGA